The sequence CTGGTTGACTCTTAATGATTCACTTTTGGTTACTACGACTCAACAATTGTGTCTGTTTGCCTCTGCCCTGAAGTTGACATGACTGTTGGAATGTCTGCAATGTATTGTACTCAAAGAAAATTTTCAAAGCAAAGAACAGAAGAAAAGTGAACTCATGGTTCAGCAAGCGCATAGAGTCCACTAGCATTTTATGATGAATGCAACCAATAACAATCAGCCGTAGCATGAGTTAATCCCAGAGTTTTCGGGGGAGTGTTACACGCAGTTCTGATATTCGATTTGATGCTGAAGCTTTACTGAGGGAGTGTCCAGCGAAACCATAATGGCTACCATGACAGTTGAAGAACAGCTGATTTTAGCATCCCGTGTATTCAAAAAGACCGAACACTTTGCTCCAAGCTCTACAAATATCAAGCCGACAGGAAAATTAAATGTGGCTATTGATGAAACTGGACTCCTCAGTTTCCTCAACAAGTCTGGAAATTTCAAATGTTAATGATCAGTGCACCAGTCAGGTAAACGAGGGGTGAAAAATCCATCCTCTCAGAGCGTAGAATCTTTAGCTTCAGACAAAATTTCACAATCTAGGCTTTTCCTAACCTTAGAAACCGCCATATGCAATTAAACTGTTTTTGTTGGACAGCGCTCACAGAAACTATAAGTTTTTATGtgattatatataaaataacaaCCTTGATATATGTATCCCTAaacattattcataaaattactTCTGCGAAGTACGCTCAACGTGCAGTATAGATTTAATGATGATTTCTATAGACAAACAGATGGACTTGCAATGGATTCTCCATTGGGCCCTCTCTTGGCTGACTGCTCTGTGGCCAACCTGGAAAATTCTGTACATCGTCCAATACTTAAGAGATCTCATTTATATAagagatatatggatgatactTTCATTAATTGTGAAGAAGACATTTACCTAAATGAAATTTTGAAAGGTTTCAATAACTGTCACCCTTCAATCCAATTCACCCTGGGAGCAGAGGCAAACAATGAATTCCATTTTCTTGATGTCTGATTAAAAAGAATGCTTGATGGTTTTTTACAGCGATCTATATATAGAAAACCTACCTGGAATGGGCAGTACACTAATTTTCATAGTTGGGTCCCACTGAGTAGAAAGAGGAACTTGATTCACTCCTCATGCTCTAGGAACAAGCGAATCTGTTCCACGGACACAACAGATGAGGAACTAATTCAGCGTCGACAAACTCTCATCAGAAACGGTTATCGACCTAGATTCGTCGATAGTAACTTAACAACTAGAATTCATCATGAGAAAGGATCAACAGTACAGAAGAAAACCTTGCTCATGAATATGGAAGTTAATGTAGACACGGCTActgaaatcttaaataaacggatttcaGAACTACTGAATGAAACTTTCTGCACAGTTAAGCCCCGAATTGTTTTCTCAAGCCGCCTACGATTCCTGGATGTGTTAAAGATAAACATCCGCTTTGGGCCACATCaatatgtatttataaatttgctTGCTCATGTGGGGTACGTTCCATGTGCCGAACAAAGCCATCACGTTCCGAACGCATCTCAGGACACTATCCGGCTTGGCATTTTAAAAGAGATAAAGACAACCACTAGTTCTATACAGGAGCATCAATTTTGGACACGTCGCTCCCAAGGATTCTTCTTTAAAGTGATCTGCAGAGTCAAGGAAATTGGATCGCAGGGGTCCCGAGTCAATATTTTGTGCACTGCTGGGGCACTGGCAAATCACGAACTCATGCCAGAACTCTGCGTGCAGATACGatttgtccaacctctcatccttccttggccctaattcccttaatCGGTATGTTTCTGCTTTCTCGTTTTTTTCTGCATTTTTTGTTTggttattttcaaattttttaaatattactattttgcattttaaactctaatcagttattattattacctcatacaagttttcttgattattattcagtctatCATTATGACCTTTGTGTTTGTCTGTCAGTTGGACTATTATCTGGCCCATAAacgattttcttccttaccccttgatttgTACGTAAccttatttgttatttattctcgaatccatttttgtgatgcaGTTTTTTCTATCTTCCTATAGGCACACGTTTtcaatataactatatatacgaatgtacagcttaagtaaaggatttcgtcgaaaagattttcttcgctgaattctctttttcccATTCAAAAAACAAAACTGCAAAAACGTTGAACATATTTAGCCCTCGCTATATGTGAATAAACTGTCGTATATTTTTCCTATAGACATAGTGATTATACTTGGCAGTTCATTCCAAAAAATCAAGTTCCATTGACTTTTGTGACTTTAAGCACACAACGTCAATTTTTCGTATTCTACACGTTGATCGAGCTGCATGACACGTTGAAATCTAGCTTATAGACCTCAAAAACCCATATGATGTTGTTTAGGTAAGTCTGGATTTTAAAGTAGGTCTAAGAAAGTGGAAGGCTACCGTACCAATGATGTTCATTAACGGAACACTAGGAAATACTgaagtgactcacatttatcacgagaacacgactagtttaataaaaacaattattattataaccaactgtaccagtgtttgttttaatgtgattttgtttgactgtgctaatgacagctatattttgcttccattcttatacacaCACCTTTGTTTGTAACTTCGctcgaattcggttacgttctgtaaccaagcttctatcctggcacgatctcggtatcctttcgatgccacgagatcgccagcgaatatatctcgatttggtccattaattgtcttctcatatttggcttctcggggattttatggatttatttggttacgttcaaccctcgccttctgatttacttgtcacgtgtttctttgtagcggtgttcatagtcaaccgcgactcgacaccgCGCTACAATACGATGAAATcgattttctattttatatgcAGAGTTGCCAAAGTGGGACTTCAAATGCACGTTCGATATATTATCATCCGAAAACAGTAGCCTTTAGAAAATTCGCTTAAAGACTGTTTACCACGATTTACGCACCTTTGGATCCGGACTAAAAAATGATGGGTAGTAATTGGGGAGACACCGGATGTGGTAAGGGACCTCAGAAGTCGTCCTACCGCAAGTTAGGTGTTGGATTATGACGATGTATAGGCCACAAATAAAAAGTCGCGAAATATTGAGTACAATAATCACACGTACCTCAACCTAGTTGTTTAAACCAACCTACATAACGATGTCCAGTAGCCTACTGGAAACCCAAAACCTAGGTTTCATGTCATCTGACATTTCAGGGAAAGAAATGCTTGAAGTTATGAATGAACTGGTACTACTTGGTTCTCCACATTCACAATCTGAAACTTCATTTGGCCGTTCTAGGAGTAACTGGTTTCTTGTTGGACCGATATGTTTACGACTAATTGTTCAATGACTGGCAAATAACGCTATTCTTATCAAACCCATTATAATGTTGATTGAGTTTTGTTATTCTACTCCACATATTAGCATTATTTAGCAGCCTAGTATGGCGCCTAAACTGGTTTCTTGGCCTTTACCAGGGTAATCATGTGCTTGTTGCCCTAATAAATAAGAGTAAAATAAACATCTGACATACAGCCGTTCTACAACCCCATATGCAATAAATTATTGGGAATAAGTAGGAAGATtagtgattaataaacaattttattcggcgagactctaatttagggacgacctttgaacgaatcttaaatgagcttgacaattattagccaatcagaagacagttagtataaagtgaaaatatattctaAGTAAGTCATGAATTACAGTGggtattcttcttttacatgatttaaaaacttgttaaattttgataaagtttcagaggttctgaattcataatgcatatggtataTAAACTCGGCCATAGGGTTTGGGTTGGgttaggttagggtttagggttaaggttagggttatgGTGCTAACATGAGATTGGTTTACAACGGATACTATACTTCGATTGCGTTTATTTAAACCTTCAAAAGTATGTGGCCGATCTTCCGAATAACTTTGAAGTTCAGTGTGATGTATCAGACTGCAtaaatttattcagtttataCTAGTAGCTTTGTAAGAATAAAGATCAGTTATTGGCGAAGTCACATGCCTAACTTTACTGTTGTGTAAACAAATTGGTAAATATGGTGAAACTGACAACCATGTAATGGCGGTGAATTACGTGAATATATTTTTGCAATTGTTTTATTTGTGAGAACATACAGGGCTTTCTTTTAAGGTTTAATGCAATTCTTTTCAACTGGTAACACGACGTAGACTTTTTGATTGTGATGACTATATATCTACCTCTAAGACCGTAAGAAATCTCTTAGCGGAGTCTACGATCTACAGACACCATAGAAACTCTGACGTACAAATTGTGAAGACAAGTCCAATAATTTTCAATAGCAAAACCGTCATAATCCCAACTCATTGTGTTTAAGTTTTCAAGTATAGTATACCTAACGTCGTTAGCAACATCGGtagttttgttatttattgatattgattaaaataatttgcAGTAGTTTGTTAGGGCACAACTGACATGCTAGGAGCATATCGCTATTTCTTAATCAGGATTCCTAAtacacctgcttcagtctgggcacctGGGCCGTATCACAGCccaaacacaaatcaagtgatgtGTGCGGCGCATGTGTATTCGGTgccctttgtatcaatatttgtgttcaaataaatttatacaCCCGAGCTAATTTCTATAACACATGTTAGGAATACTACCTGGGTATTCAATCGAAGTATCTAGCCCAGTTACTGAATGTTAGGTTCTTCAACTAAAGAACCACCACATTTATAACTTTATATTTTCAAAAAGGGTTCAGAGATGACTTCACTCATACCTAGCAATAACAAAGCAGTTAAAGGAATTGTGCAGgctaacaaaaataataaagtttCTAGATTTCTTATGTCCCATCCTGCACCAAATACCTGGAAACCCTAAGAAAATGTCTGGAACCTCATAGAGAAAGTTTTTAACTCGGGATCCACCACTAATAGGACTCTCCGAAACTATGAGCATCGAGTGGATAACATTGTTACGACTTAGTAACTGAATCTGGACCTAGATGCATCCATGAGCTCGTCTTTATTGTATTGTAAAAACAACCTAAAGAGGATTAGATATCTGGAACTGGAATGAAGAGAACCATTTTGACCAAACAAATGTTTTAATATCTTCTTAGAAGTACGGTTCCGTTATTATTGTCCATAATGCCAGTCGATTGGTCATACTGTAATGAAACAAACATATATCATCTGGTAATATAAATTGCTGCATTAAACGAATACTCACCTGCACTTTGATTTACTTCACCGTAGCTcaccaaaacaaaatttaacatAGGTGGAATTAAAAAATTCAGGAATGttattaagtcagtagtattggCATCTTGTTAGTTAGTAAAATTATATTCTAAGCCtctcagtatatatatatatatatatatatatatatatatatatatataaggtaaCCGACATGAATACTTAGGTGCCAGTTTTTCAGAATGTATCCTGTGCTTAATCCAAACCATTATGCCGCCCTGTTATAAATATAGGATACGGAAATTCTATTATTTGCTGTTTCGAAGCACCTAGTGAATGCGAAATGAATATTCCTCCCACAAAGCATAGGATTTCGTAAGAAGGTAAATTTTCCCCTGGTGTTTTGTCTCGGTTTATATGATTTTGgatatatattatataactgacACACCTTGCAGTCATAGTGGTCGCAATAAAATATTAATAGAAGTCTCCCCTAATCTAAAGCTTTATGGTTGTAGACTACTGAAACGTGATCTTAACCTATCAGAAGTCATTAGATGAAATCCCATTAACGTTACCTGTTTTCACACGATTATACCTGTTTGGTTATTAACCGTTTTCAATGTCTGTGAAGCTATGGCGACTCAATTCAGTTCGATATAACTGATTTTATCTAGTGTACGTATTATTCATAAGTTTTAAAATCAGCGTGCCGATTCCAGTATGGAACTCGTTCTGACATCTATTTTACTTTTTTATCTGGACTTCAGTTGCCAATTGGTCGATTCATGCTACTACTTTAAGCCAAGAAACAACTTATATTCACCAATGGTCACATTCTTCGGCAAACTAAGTTGTAAATTTCATACCTCTGTTAATTTTCGTGGAGGGATTCGTCAGTCATCTGAGCTACTATATGGAATTCATCCTGTCTTGTGTGCTCTTACGTTTCGTCATCGCGATATTTACCGGCTATACGTCAAAGACGTATTGAGCAACTGCAAAGATCCCGACAATCTCGTAGAGATATCAGCATCTCAAATAACCGAGAAAGCACTCAAATATGGCATACCAGTAACTCGAGTACCAGTCGAAAAGCTCAAAGAACTAAGTAATTCAAGAGCCCATCAGGGTGTAATACTTGAAGTTTCTCCTACCACCATACAATCTATTTCAGACTCGTCGATTAAAAATTTGTTATCTTCTTGGAATAATTTATCAGGCTGTTTACCATACGCGAAAAAGTATCATAGACCTACTGTTCTACTTCTGGATCATATAATGGATATCATGAATTTTGGGAACATATTGCGTTCAGCGGCATTCTTTGGTATATCTGCGGTCATACTATCTACTTCTCCGTGTGTCAGCCCATCACCTCTAATAAGCAAAATTAGTGTTGGCGCAATGGAAAGTATCTTATTTTATAGGTTAACTGATACAGTAATGGATATGAAATCCTTATCAAATGCTGGGTTTTTGATAGTTGGTACTTGCGGGGAAAGTCAACTTCCATCAACTAAAGCTTCCAAATCTACAAATTTTCTGAAACCCGATGAGGTACTGACTGTTCTGTAAATAATGTAACAGACTCACCAGTATTTTCAGCGACCGCATTGCTCAACAATTTGAACTGAGTATTGAATTAATTACTTAGTAATAATCTGTCATAAACTGTGGGAAACCATgtacttctttttttttggtCCTAATATATGTAAAACATTATTGTCGGGGCACAGtatctgtcaaactattcgttcaaatattgacgaatattggCATATATCCGTAAAATAGTTTCCGACGCTTTAACATATAACCATAAGTTTAGAACCTCATAAAGAATGTTCTCACAAATATTAAAAGCGTAGAAAACATACAAAAGAATAAACCATTAAATTGTAAACAAAAGGGTATAAACCGTTTTTGTACTAAATTACACATCATTCAGCCATTTGTTCGCATATCGTTTTCAATCGTCTCGATCTTTGGATTATTATCGTAAATAAAGTGTTTTACCTTTCAGTTTACGAGATATCGACAGCTCACCAGAAACCAACGTATGCAAAATATGAGCTATCACATAAACAACATTTAAAGGTACACAGAAAAACGAATGCTAAGTAAACAACCATGAAAATATAAGGGCTTATCGTATTTCAGCACATTTTTTCAGTCAAGATATCCGAATATTATTATATCTGTTTCTAGAACGTAATCCTTATTCTGTAGTTTCTCAAATTTCTTTTATCTTTTTACCTATAACAAAAAGGTTTGGTACTAAAAGGTGACACCAAAAATGCCCCCACAAATTGAAACAATAATGTTGTAAAATATAGCAAGGTCATATAAAAATTGACTAACTAACGAGAATAGTGTTCATTGAAAGGTACATCCACAGTTTGGAGGATTCACCTAACTTTTTTGGAGAACATAATGAAAAATATACTAAGGTTTCCATTGACTTATGTTCTGAAACTTGTTTGACAACGCCTCAAACTACTATACtgcttatttgggactcatttGGGGGGTTCTTGGTAGACAAACGGATCCCAATCCCAAACAGTTATTCTACGGCGCCACATAAATTGACCACGTCTCCACTTTGTCAATCCAATGCTACCGTCAAATAATGCACTGTATAAAACTCGACGGGACAAACTTCCTAAAGCATATACAAAACCCTAAATCTTGAGATATATATTCAGTCGTGTTACTTTACAAATCCTTATTCCATTTACTCCGTTGTTTTTGGTATTTTTATCTAAGTTGACTGTTTGTTAGTTTAGGTGAAAAAAATGATGTAGCAGCTTCAGTTGGCAGATCTTTTTCATTGTTAAACATTACTACGCTTACCTTGAACTTCAACACACAGTCAATCCCAGTAACCTACTAGAAAGACCACcccctgacaatttcatctctctgtacttatggggtatggcaacttgaaccaatgtgCATACGTACTAGGTtgtacgttgtgactgactgactggaaatACATTTTTACATGATTAAGTGTTCGAAATACGTTGTGTTGTTCTATTTTCAGGTGAGGGCTGTGATTGTGgttaaaataaagaattttCACTACAGATTTTGTTAGTCCTTCCATCAAGGTTTTGAAGTTGAGATACTATGCTAAAAAACTGACAGTGATTTATTGGGTGATGTCCAGTAGGGTAAACACATTTAGCAGCAGCACAACCAAGCAGATTTTGAGAGCTCTATgtgataaattaataaatgtattattttgAGAAGAAAGAAACCAAGTAGTATATATACAGTGTTGCAAATTTGTTTTCCTCCAGAACCGAATTATTGCCAAGTTATGTAGAAACAAACTTATTGTTTCAATGTTTGTAGTCGGATTATATTACTATCCTGTAATTATCCCACTGTTTGTAATTACTTCA comes from Schistosoma haematobium chromosome 3, whole genome shotgun sequence and encodes:
- the MRM1_1 gene encoding Ribose methyltransferase (EggNog:ENOG410V4QS~COG:J), with the protein product MVTFFGKLSCKFHTSVNFRGGIRQSSELLYGIHPVLCALTFRHRDIYRLYVKDVLSNCKDPDNLVEISASQITEKALKYGIPVTRVPVEKLKELSNSRAHQGVILEVSPTTIQSISDSSIKNLLSSWNNLSGCLPYAKKYHRPTVLLLDHIMDIMNFGNILRSAAFFGISAVILSTSPCVSPSPLISKISVGAMESILFYRLTDTVMDMKSLSNAGFLIVGTCGESQLPSTKASKSTNFLKPDEVLTVL